Proteins from a single region of Nitrososphaerota archaeon:
- a CDS encoding extracellular solute-binding protein, which yields MDVQSRNAISTGAGVAIVVVLLVIAGGAYYYIAYYSPPAKTTTSAQLSGTLNVITFTDPSNAWLQDAANTFMAAHPGVTIHVTAQGFSSYTTTELTSLKAQSSTYDIITFTSTSALGFASYVSNLNGLVNLNTSDIPAPQLNFGGYYLVNGTKELIGVPYDTSTFTIFYNQTLLSNAALNAQFESQYGFPMSPPWSSWQAILDVNHFLVTQTHTVKYGLITDGSEGHDIIDTYPAIFGYYYAHDSSISGSNPQGGLLNYNIMFNGFAGSSGVPSPSFNGTAGVQALQTMYNLMQYDPQPAGTTVGYGTVFAPLQAGESWGSLMFTADASTLLSSKNISSSIAVSSLPGGYAETGTDFYAINKYSNNQALAAAFIQYLVSPTVNAKIYTVAGEFPISRAATAILTSNTSIPQQARNVIQQVFDTGAVGWANPPNLVITSSTLIPAFNQPVYGFLTGTSNSTSSAQQALDTAAAAWLKAVS from the coding sequence ATGGACGTTCAATCCCGAAATGCAATAAGCACAGGTGCAGGCGTGGCAATAGTTGTGGTCCTCCTGGTAATCGCAGGGGGAGCCTACTATTACATCGCGTACTACTCTCCTCCGGCCAAGACAACGACCTCTGCGCAGCTGTCCGGGACCCTCAACGTCATCACGTTCACGGACCCGTCGAACGCCTGGCTGCAGGACGCAGCCAACACGTTCATGGCGGCCCACCCCGGGGTCACCATCCACGTGACGGCGCAGGGATTCAGCAGCTACACCACCACCGAGCTCACCTCGCTGAAGGCACAGTCGTCCACCTACGACATCATCACCTTCACTTCGACCAGCGCGCTGGGCTTCGCCAGCTACGTGTCGAACCTGAACGGGCTGGTGAACCTGAACACCTCGGACATCCCAGCTCCGCAGCTCAACTTCGGAGGCTACTATCTGGTCAACGGGACGAAGGAGCTCATCGGAGTGCCGTACGACACTTCGACCTTCACCATCTTCTACAACCAGACCCTGCTGAGCAACGCCGCTCTGAACGCACAGTTCGAGAGCCAGTATGGGTTCCCCATGAGTCCACCGTGGTCGAGCTGGCAGGCGATCCTCGACGTGAACCACTTCCTCGTGACTCAGACACACACTGTGAAGTACGGGCTCATAACCGACGGCTCGGAAGGCCATGACATCATAGACACCTATCCGGCAATCTTCGGCTACTACTACGCGCACGACTCCTCGATCAGCGGATCCAACCCACAGGGCGGTCTGCTGAACTACAACATCATGTTCAACGGCTTCGCAGGGTCCAGCGGCGTACCATCCCCATCTTTCAACGGGACCGCCGGGGTACAGGCACTGCAGACGATGTACAATCTGATGCAGTACGACCCCCAGCCGGCTGGGACCACGGTGGGCTACGGCACGGTATTCGCTCCGCTGCAGGCGGGCGAGTCGTGGGGCTCACTGATGTTCACAGCTGACGCATCCACTCTGCTGAGCTCGAAGAACATCTCGTCTTCCATCGCGGTCAGCTCGCTTCCGGGCGGCTACGCCGAGACTGGTACAGACTTCTATGCCATCAACAAGTACTCGAACAACCAGGCGCTGGCGGCAGCGTTCATCCAGTATCTCGTCTCCCCCACGGTCAACGCCAAGATCTACACAGTGGCAGGAGAGTTCCCGATCTCCAGGGCCGCGACTGCTATCCTCACCTCCAACACTTCGATCCCGCAGCAGGCAAGGAACGTGATACAACAGGTGTTCGACACCGGCGCGGTCGGCTGGGCGAATCCGCCGAACCTCGTCATCACCTCTTCCACGCTGATACCCGCGTTCAACCAGCCTGTCTACGGTTTCCTTACAGGGACATCCAACAGCACCTCATCTGCGCAACAGGCACTGGATACGGCAGCAGCCGCTTGGCTCAAAGCCGTAAGCTGA
- a CDS encoding metallophosphoesterase, translating into MPKTKLFFVTDVHGSDRCFRKFVNAGKFYGANVLILGGDITGKMIVPIVAQADGTRACTFGKEQVIRSKEELDATMKAIRDAGCYPFLTNVKEAEEISADPDLQVPLFKSLMRESIQGWMRLAEERLKGTGITCYISPGNDDYFEIDEILDSSSYVVNPERKVVDIGGGHEMITLGYTNHTPWDSPREVDEPDLEGMIEQMAKEVKDPSAAIYNVHVPPIDTLLDRAPKLDAELKPVTAGGQSVMISAGSSAVRKKIEEHQPLLGVHGHIHESRGMVKLGRTLCANPGSDYGFGNLNGFLCEIEKDRVVSHTLTQG; encoded by the coding sequence ATGCCGAAGACCAAGCTCTTCTTCGTGACAGACGTTCACGGGTCGGACAGGTGCTTCCGCAAGTTCGTCAACGCCGGGAAGTTCTATGGCGCCAACGTCCTCATACTGGGCGGAGACATCACCGGGAAGATGATCGTCCCTATCGTCGCCCAGGCGGACGGCACCAGAGCCTGCACCTTCGGGAAGGAGCAGGTCATCCGCTCCAAGGAGGAGCTCGACGCGACCATGAAGGCGATAAGGGACGCCGGGTGCTATCCGTTCCTGACGAACGTCAAGGAAGCCGAGGAGATCTCGGCCGACCCTGACCTGCAGGTCCCCCTCTTCAAGTCGCTCATGAGGGAGAGCATACAGGGGTGGATGCGCCTGGCCGAGGAGCGGCTGAAGGGGACCGGGATAACGTGCTACATATCCCCGGGGAACGACGACTACTTCGAGATCGACGAGATCCTCGACTCCTCCTCCTACGTCGTCAACCCGGAGCGGAAGGTGGTCGACATCGGCGGAGGGCACGAGATGATCACCCTTGGGTACACGAACCACACCCCCTGGGACAGCCCCCGGGAGGTCGACGAGCCGGACCTGGAGGGGATGATCGAGCAGATGGCGAAGGAGGTCAAGGACCCCTCGGCGGCCATATACAACGTCCACGTCCCTCCCATCGACACCCTCCTCGACAGGGCCCCGAAGCTGGACGCGGAGCTCAAGCCCGTCACCGCCGGAGGGCAGTCCGTCATGATCTCCGCCGGGAGCTCGGCGGTCCGCAAGAAGATAGAGGAGCACCAGCCGCTCCTCGGGGTGCACGGCCATATCCACGAGTCGAGGGGGATGGTCAAGCTCGGCCGGACCCTCTGCGCCAACCCGGGGAGCGACTACGGGTTCGGGAACCTGAACGGGTTCCTCTGCGAGATAGAGAAGGACAGGGTGGTGTCGCACACGCTCACGCAGGGGTGA